Genomic segment of Mycolicibacterium sarraceniae:
GACACGGAGCCGACCGTCGAGAGCCTCGTAAGGGTCCTGGTAGATCATCTGGACGTTGCGGCGCACCGGGCGCCAGGCCCGCGGGGTCAACCCCGTGACCTCGACGCCGTCGATCCGGATGGATCCTGACAACGCCGGTTGCATCCCCAGGATCGCCTGCAGCGTCGTGGTCTTGCCGCAACCCGACTGACCGACCAGAGCCACCAACTCGCCCTCCGCGACCTGAAGGCTGACATCGTCCACCGCGTTCGGGTGCTCGTCCCCCCCGCGCCGCGCGCCATACCCGACCCGCAGGTCAGTCACCTCGAGCAGGTTCGCGGGTGCGGCCGGACCCGGCTCGGCAGGGCGGACGTCGTCGATGTTGGGTGTCGACTCGAACAACTGCCGGGTGTAGGGATGCGCGGGCCGGTGATAGAGGTCGAAGACGTCAGCCTGCTCGACGATTCCACCGTCGCGCATGACGGCGGCCCGAGTGCAGGCCTGTGCGACCACCCCGAGGTCGTGGGTCACCAGCACCAGCGCCAATCCCAGCTCACCGGACAATCGCACCAGCAGCTGCAGCACCTGGTCCTGCACCACCACGTCCAGCGCGGTGGTCGGCTCGTCGGCGAGCAACACCTTGGGATCGCAGGACAGCGCCATCGCGATCACCGCACGCTGCTTCATCCCACCGGAGAGCTGATGCGGGTAGCGGTCGGCGGTCTGTGCCGGCAGGCCGACAAGGTCGAGCAGCTCGCGCGTCCGTTGTACTGCGGCTTTACCGCGGGCGATGCCATGCACGCCGAGTGCCTCACCGATCTGCCAGCCGACCGTCCGGACCGGGTTGAAGGCACTCATCGCGCCCTGGAAGACCATGGCGATATCGGTCCAGCGGTGCGGGCGGATGCTGGCCTCACCACGCTCGATGACGTTGGTGCCTGCGACCCTCACCTCACCGGCCACCGAGGCGGACGACGGCAACAGCCCCATCGCGGCCAGGATGGTTGTGGTTTTGCCGCAACCGGATTCGCCGACCAGGCCGACCCGTTCACCGGGCGCCACCGTCAGGTTGAGATCCCGGACGGTGTGCAGCGGGGGCCCGTTCCGACGGTCGCGCGGGTCGAACCAGACGTTGAGGTCGACGATCTCGAAAGCCGCGGGCCGGTTCGCCGGAGAATCTGTCACAGCGCCTCCTTGCCACGTCCGACCAGTGGGCGGATCCGCCAGGGTCTGACCGATAGGTGCGACGAGCGGAGCCGAGGATTCAGCTCATCCTCGATCGAGTTGCCGATCAGGTAGCAACCGACAATCAGCGCGGCGACACACACCCCGGCGGGCACGATGGCCCACCACGCTCCGGTGCTGATCGCACCGCGCAAGAAGGCGTGCTCGATGATGGTCCCCCAGGTCACCGCGGTCGGGTCGGATAGACCGAGGAAGGCCAGCGCCGTCTCGTTGGTGACTGCGACGGTGATCGCCAGAACGGTGTTGGCGATCAGCAGAGGTCCCAGCTGGGGCAAGATGTGCGTCGCGATAATCCGGGTGTGTCCGGCACCGATCGAGGCCGCCCGCCGCACGTAGACGCGTTCGCGCAGCGTCTTGACCTGCGCCCGCACCACGCGGGCAGTACTGGTCCACATCAGCACGCCGATCACGATGATGACGTGGCTGAGTTTGGGTCCCCACACCGCGGCCACCACGATCATCAACACGATCTGCGGCACCACGATGAAGTAGTCGGTGATCCGCATCAGCACCGTGTCGACCCAGCCACCGAAGTAGCCCGACAGCACCCCGATGACGGTGCCGATCACGATCGCGATGACGGCCGCCGTGAAGCCGACGAAGATCGAGATTCGACCACCCTGGAGCACCAGGCTGAGCATGTCGATGCCACCGTCGTCGCAGCCGAGCCAATGCGATGAGGAAGGCCGCTCGAACACCCCGCAGGTGGGATTGGAAGTGCTGTAGGGCTGGAGGAACTTGGCGAACAGCGACAGCACCAGGAACAGACCCACGATGACGAGGCCGGTGATCGCCTGCGGCGTGGCGATGACGGTGCGTAGGGCACCTCGGACACCGTATCGGCGTCGGGGTTCGGCCGGCATGTTCGCGGCTGTGTCGCCGGTCATTGAGACACCCTCGGGTCAAGACGGAAGTACAGCAGATCAGCCAGGTAGTTCAGTACCACCACAACGACGGTGATGACCAGGAAGCCGCCTTGCAACATCGGGTAATCACGTTGCAGCACAGCGTCGTAGAGGGCTCTGCCGATGCCGGGCCAGGAGAAGATGACCTCCACCAAGATCGAGCCGCTGACCACCGCGCCCAGCGATAGAGCGACCTGGGTGATCGTGGGCAGCGCGGCGTTGCGAAGCGCGTAGGACGTGATGATCCGGCGTCGGGTCAGGCCTTTGGCTCGTGCGGTGAGGATGTAGTCCTCACCCAGCGTCTCGAGCATCGCGGAACGGACGATCAGAGCGTTCTCGGCGTACAGCGTGAGAACCAAGGTCAGCACCGGCAGGATCATGTGCCGCAACAGATCCCCGAGCTGTTCGGTCGGGGACTGTGCGACAGCGAAGGGATCGCTCATCCCTACCGACGGCAGCACCCCGGCGAACAGGATCAGCAGCATCATGCCGAGGAACTGGGTGGGGAAGGCGTAGAAGCCGACGGCGATGCCGGTACCGATGTGATCGCCGGCCGAGCCGTGGTGCACTGCGGTGTAAACGCCCACACAGATGCCGAGGACGATCGCGATCACCGTTCCCGCGGCGACCATGGGCAGGGTGTTACCGAATGCCTCGAGCAGGTTGTCCAGCACCGGTCGGCGGTTCGTAAATGACACCCCCAGGTTTCCGCGCAGCAACTGCTCCAGGTAGAGCAGGTACTGGTCGAACACCGGCTTGTCCAGTCCGAACTCACGCTCTAGCGCCTGCTTGAGAGCGGGCGACGCATTCGGCACGCGCGAGACGCGCGTGACGGCATCGCCGGGCAACACCCGGAACAAGATGAAGTTCACGGTCAGGGCGACGAAGATGGTCATCACCGCGAAGACTGAGCGCTTCCATACGAAGCCTCGCACCCGGTCCCCTTTCTGTCTTGACGCCATTCGGAGTGGTCCTCATACTAAGCACGTCAAGTGAATATGGCATGACAACGGTCACCGTTCGACCGTCCCCGGGTGTGCCAACGACGTGGGAAGGTCCCCATGAAGTCCTCGCGAGCTTTTGCATTGTTCAGCGGTTGCGTAGTGGTCACCGGACTGATCTCCGGTTGCGGCGGGGCGGCGGCACCCTCGAACGCCGTCTTGCGCGTTGGTGTCAGCGCGGCCATCGACTCGTTGAATCCCTTCGTATCCGGTTCGGATTACAGCAGCGTCGCTTACCAGTACATCTATCCGCACCTCACGGAGTACGACACCACCGACCTTTCGCTGAAGCCCTCATTCGCCACTAAGTGGGAGACTTCACCGGACGGACTGACCTGGACGTTCGACACCGTCGCCAATGCCGAGTGGTCCGACGGCAAGCCGCTGACCGCCAAGGATGCGGCCTTCACGCTGAACACAATTCACCAGTTCGAGGACGGGCCCACGGGCAAGCTCGCCGGCTTCGTACGGAGCCTGACAACCGCGCAGGCTCAGGGCGACAACAAACTGGTGGTGACCTACTCCGAGCCCATAGCCAACGTCCTGGCGCAGTTGCAGCAGGTGCCGATCCTCCCAGAGCACATCTGGTCGCAATACGCTGGTGGTGATGGCAAGGCCATCAGCACATTCCAGAACGATGCACCGATCGTCTCCGGCGGACCGTTCGAATTGCAGAAGTACCAGAAGGACCAGCTCGCACTGTTCGACCGCAATCCGAAGTGGTGGGGGCCGACCAAATCTGTGATCGACGGCTTCGGACTGCAGTTCTTCGCCAATTCCGATGCGATGGTGACCGCACTGCGCACCGGACAGGTCGACATGATCGGCGAGTCGACCCCGGCCACCACGGTGCCCTCTCTCAAGGAAGCCGGCCAGGAGGTCGGTACCGGCCCGGGCACCGGATTCTACGAACTGATCATCAATACCAATCCCAAGAAGAAGAACCACCCCGAACTGCTGAACCCCGAGGTACGCAAGGCATTCGAGTACGCGATGGACCGCAAGGAGATGCTCGACACCGCGTGGCTCGGGATGGGCACAACCGCGTCGACCATCATCGCTCCCGCCACCGGTTGGCACGACAACTCGATCACCGCGCTGCCCTTCGACATCGGCAAGGCCAACGCGATACTCGACGGACTCGGTTACACGCGGGGCCCTGACGGCATCCGGGTGGCCGCTGGCGTACCGATGAACTACGAGGTGATCTTCCCGAACGAGATCGACGGCGCCGGTGACCGGATGTTCCAGATCATGCAGAACGATCTGCGTGAAGCCGGGGTGGGAGTGGCGATGCGCAAGATGGACACCGATGCCGCCACCGCCGCGATCGCGGGTCCGGACAACACGTATGACGATTTCGACCTGGCCATGTGGGACTGGATCCCACCGGTGGACCCCGATTTCCAGCTCAGCGTGCTGACCTGTGCACAGTGGGGCAACAACAACGACAGCGGCTACTGCAACCCGGAGTACGACAAGCTGTATGAGGCACAGGGGGTCGCCCGCGACCGGGCCGAACGGCAGCGCATTGTCAACCAGATGCAACAGATCGCGTTCGATGACCGACCGTACATCGCGCTGGTCTACCAGAACGTGATCGAGGCACATTCGCCGAAGTGGACCGGCTTCCTGATGTCGCCGCTGGTGGGCTCGGTGAACAACTTGTCGACACAGACGTTGCTGCAAGTGCATCCCACCACGTGATCGACCCTGCCATGAATCGTTGCGCACCATCAGATCTCGCAGACGCACTGAACCTGAAGCCAGATGCCGACGTTGTCGTCGGGATGTTCGAGGGGCCGCAGCGGGCGCGAGGGGGGCGAGGAGCCGATCTGGTGAACCGGGTGCTCGGCATCGATCTCGATGAGATCGCCTTGGCCGCTGGTGGTTTCGACGCCACATCCGGAACGCGCGAGTCGGTTCTGGTGGCCGGCCCAGACCGACCCGTTCGGGTGACGCTAGTGGGTCTGGGGCGTCGGGCCGGCCCCGGCGAGCTCTTCGAGGCCGCGCTGGCGTCCGGGAACGATCGTGCGGTCATCTCGACGCTTGCGCTGGAGGCTCCTGATGCGCTGGGTGCGGTGGCCCAAGGCCACTCGATCGGCGGCTGGCGCTACCAGCGTCGATCGGACGCGCCGGCCACACCACCCGCCGTTGAACTCGTCGATGACTCGGATTCGATCGCCGACAGCGTGCTTGCTCGCGCAGCAATCGTGGCACGAGCCACAGGATGGGTCCGTCAGCTCGTCGAGACACCGCCGAACATGCTGGGCACCAAAGCTTTCGCTGATTCCATCGTCGACTTCGCCCGGGAGCTGGCGCCACAGTCGGTGACCGTCGAACAGTGGGATGCAGCGACGCTGGCGCAGCACGGGTTCGGCGGCACGCTGGGTGTAGGCGCCGGCAGTTCTCAGCCACCACTGGCGGTGGCGCTGAAGATAGCCGGCGACGGAGCGATGACGGCGTTGGCAGGCAAAGGAATCACCTTCGACTCCGGCGGTGTCAACCTCAAACGCGGCCTCGGCGAATTGAGCTGGATGAAGTCGGATATGGCTGCCGCTGCGGCGGTGGCCGCGGCGGTGATAGCCGCAGGCGCCCTGGACGCGAGCGGGCCGGTCACGGCGATACTGCCGATCGCGGAGAACATGCCCAGCGGCACCGCGCTGCGGCCTGGTGATGTGTTGACCCACCCTGGCGGGCGCACCACCGAGGTGCTCGATACGGACTCCGAGGGCCGCATCGTACTGGCTGATGCCCTGGGTTACCTTGCTGCACAGAAACCTTCGCGACTGATCGACGTGGGAACGCTGACCGACTCCGGCGGCGTGGGCCATTGCTTCTGGGGCTGCTGGACCACGTCGACGGAACTTGCCCGGGACGTGGTGTCGGCCGGCGAGCGCGCGTTCGATCGCGGTTGGGCGCTGCCTCTGCACAGTTCATATGCGGCGCTACTGTCATCCCGCGTCGCCGATATCGCCAACTCACCCACCGCCGTTCCGGACTCCGGACAGTTGGCGGCCACCTATCTGCGCTCCTTCGTCGGCGACGTGCCCTGGGTGCACATCGACAATGGCTCGTCGGCGTGGCTCGAGGAAGCCGCTCACCCGTGGCCCGCCGGCGCGACCGGCACGCCGGTCCGCGCCCTTATCGAATTCTTGGCTCCGGGGACCTCTTGCTGAGGCTAGACTGCATACTTAGTATTATAAGTAGGATCTACCCCGTCCCACCCGAGGAAGAGCGCCCATGACGTCGTTCGACACCGCCTACGCCCAGCGGACCCAGACCACCAAGAAACTCTACGAACGTGCGCTGCAAACCATCCCCGGTGGCGCCGGCAGCACCGCTCGATTGCCGCGTAACGGATGGAAGCCTTACCCCCTTTTCATGTCCGAGGGCCAGGGCTCGCGGCTGCGTGACGTCGACGGCAACGAGTACATCGACTATTTGCTCGGACTTGGTCCGATGATCCTCGGACACCGCCATCCCGAAGTCACCCGCGCCGTCACCGAGGCAGTCCAGAACTACGGCACCTGCTTCGGTCTGCCCTACGAACTCGAGATCGAAGCGGCCGAGAAGGTCGTCGACGCGGTCCCCGGCATCGAGCAGGTCCGGTTCACCAACTCTGGCTCCGAGGCGGTCGGCACCGCGGTCCGGCTGGCCCGGGCCACTACCGGACGACGATTGATCGTCCGGTTCGAAGGGCACTATCACGGCTGGCAGGACACCGTGTATTGGTCCAACCACGTCGATCCGAAGCTCGCCGGGCCGGCCAACCGGCCCCGTCCGGTCGCCATGGGGGGCGGCGTACCCGCCGAACTTGAGCAGACCCTGGTGGTGCTCACGTGGAACGATCCGGAGAGTTTCGTCACGTTGATGGAGGAACGCGGCGAAGAGGTCGCCGCCGTGCTGACCGAGCCGGCCGTTTTCAACACCGGCTGCATCCTGCCCGAGCCCGGTTACCTGGAACTCCTGCGCGAGCAGACCACCAAGTACGGCGCCATGCTCATCTTCGACGAGGTCATCACCGGTTTCCGTTTCGCTCGCGGCGGTGCCCAGGAATGGTTCGGGATCCGTCCGGATCTCACCACCTACGCCAAGGGCATCGGCGGCGGGTTCCCGGTCGCCGCGGTCGGCGGAACCACCGAGGCGATGCGGTTGATCGCCGACGGCACCTATTCGCATTCGGGAACCTACAACGCCAATGTCGTGCAGTGCGCGGCGGTATCGGCGACGATGGACGTTCTTGCCACCCCAGGACTCTACGAACGCCAGCGCGCCCTCGGCGACCGTCTGAGCCGCGGATTGAAGTCCCTGGCACAGGAGAAGGGCATCGACGCCTATGTGGAGGGCATCGGCACGGTATTCCAGCTGTGGTTCACCGACCGTCCCATCCGGAACTGGCGCGACGCCGCGGCATTTGCTCATGAGGACGTCTTCACCCGCTGGTACCAGGAGATGGTGGTCCGCGGCGTGCTGTTCCACCCGCTGCAGTTCGAGAACCTGTTCGTCTCGCTGGTCCACACCGACACCGACATCGACGAGACGCTCAACGCCGCTGACGCCGCACTCGATGTGGTCGCCCGTGAGTTCTGACCTTCCCGGGGACCGATCCTGTTGACCACCCGCGAGTTGCTCACGATCGGGCTCGACCTGGGCACCAGCAGTCTCAAGGCCGTTGCGGTCGGCGAGAACGGCCGGTGCGTGGCGCGTGCCCGAGTCGGCTACCCGACCGCACAACCGGAACTTGCTGCTGCCGAACAGGATCCCGCCGACTGGATCGACGCCTGCCGCACGGCTGTCGACACCCTGGCCCAGCGGACCGACCCGAGCTCCTGGCGGGCGATCGCGCTCTCGGGGATGCTGCCGACCCTGGTGAACCTCGGACCCGGCGGCGTCCCCGTGGGGCCGGCGCTGACGTGGCAAGACGGTCGCGCCGAGCCGGACGGCGAGCAGATTGCCGCCGCCATCGGCGCGGAAACCCTGTACCGGCGAACCGGGCAGCGATTCGACGGCCGGTACTTGATCGCGATGCACCGGCGCCGGGTGCGCCTCGGCGTGACGCCGGCGGACAGCGTGGTTGCCGGCGCCAAGGACTACCTGTACCAAGTCCTCACCGGTGAGCTGCTGACCGACCCATCGACCGCGGCCGGCTACGGCGCCTACGACCTGCATGACGCCAGGTGGGACGACGCGACTCTGGCGGCCGCCCAGGTCACCGAGGTTCCTGCGCTGGCGCCATCGGACACCCGCCGCCCACTGCGCGCCGAACTCGCCGCCCGGTGGGGCTGTCCGGTCGACATTCCCGTGCTGCTGGGCGCCGCCGACTCTGTGCTGGGAGCTTACGGACTCGGGGTCCGCCACCCAGGCCCGATCGCTTACATCGCGGGCACCAGCAACGTCATCCTGGGGCGCTCAGCCACACTGCAACTCGACGATCTCGGGCGATTCCTGGTGACCCCTATGGAGGACAACGGTTTCGGGCTCGAGATGGACCTGCTCGCCACCGGCTCGGCAGTGCAATGGCTCGCCGGTCTGCTTGGCCTCGACAGCCCCGCCGCACTTGGCGATCTGGCCGATGCCGCCGAATTATCCTCTGCGCCAATGGTGTTGCCCTACCTCTCCCCGGGGGAACAGGGTGCCCTGTGGGATCCCGGATTGCGCGGGGCCACCGAAGGATTGACGTTGCGCACCACACCCGCCGAACTCGCGCGCGGATTGCTGGCGGGCATCGTCGCCGAATCCCGACGATGCATCGACGTGCTGACCCACGCGACCGCCACACCGGGCCCGATCCTGGTGACCGGATCCGGCGGCACCCCGATGGCATTCCGTCGCGATCTGGCCGACGCCACCGACCGCGCGGTCCACTTCCACGGTGACGAACGTGACCATTGCGCACTCGGTGCAGCACTATTCGCGGGCCGCCAAGTTCTGGACTGGCCGGCTGGTCAGGTGTCCGAGATCCCGGCCGAGGTCATCGAACCGGATTCGAGCCGCGCGGATCTGTGGGCACAGCGTTTCGCAGCCCATGACGCGCTGCGCCTTTCCCAGCAGGAGCGACACCGATGACCGAGCTGCGTCCCACCGACATCGACCTGACGTTGTATCCCGATGGGGCACAGCTGGACCCGTCCGGACGCCTGCTCATAGGTGGATGCGCGGTGGCAGATCTGGCGAAGCAGTACGGCACCCCGGCCTACCTGATCGACGAGGGTGCTCTGCGGGCCCGCGCGCGCGAGTATGTCGAGGCGTTCACCAGCCGTCATCGGCGATCGCTGGTCCTGTTCGCCTCCAAGAGTTTCCCGTCGGCATCGGTGATCGGGGTGCTGGCGCAGGAGGGCTGCGGCACCGACGCCGCGGCGGCCGGTGAACTTCGCCTGGCCCTGGCCGCCGGCGCCGACCCGGCCCGAACGGTCTTTCACGGCAACGCCAAGACCGATGAGGACATCCGCAGGGCGATCGAAGCCAGGGTCCGCTACGTGGTGGTCGACAACCTGGACGACGTGGAGCGCATCGCGCGGATCGCGACCACGTCGGTGCCGGTGCTGCTTCGCGTGAGTCCCGCGCTGGACGCCAAGACCCACGCCGCGATGATGACCGGACACGATGCATCCAAGTTCGGCATCCCGTCGGATCAGGTGGCCGACGTGATCCGAGAGATCCGCCGGGAGCCGGCGCTGGACCTGCGCGGCCTGCATGCGCATGTCGGCTCGCAGCTGTTGGACCTGGGGCAGTTCGAGGCCGCGGTGGCCGCGCTCGCGGAGTTCGAACGCTTCAGTGTCTACGATCTGGGCGGCGGTCTGGGTGTCCGGTACGTCAGCACGGACTCGGCGCCGTCGGTACAGGAATACGCTCAGTGCGTGGTCTCAGCCGTGCACCGCCACCTCGGGCCCGATGTTGAGCTGATGGTGGAGCCGGGTCGATCGATGGTGGCACGCAACGGAATAACCGCGTATCGGGTTGTCACTGTCAAACGCGGCACCCGCACACACGTCGCGGTCGACGGCGGGATGGGCGACAACCTCGAGGTGTCACTCTACGGGCAGGCCTTCCAGCCTGCGGTGATCGACCGTGCCGGACCCGCCGAGACCGTCGACATCGTCGGGCGGCACTGCGAGTCCGGTGACCGGATCGCCGAACAGGTGGCCGTGGTGAGCCCCCGGGTGGGTGATCTGGTCACGGTTCCCACCACCGGGGCCTACTGCTACACGATGTCGAACAACTACAACACCGCCCTTCGGCCGCCGGTGGTGTTCTGTGATCGCGGCACCTCACGCCTGGCGGTCCGCCGCGAGACGTTCGAGGACCTGCTGCGCCGCGAGCAATTGCTCGCCGACACCCAGCCCGCCGGCGGATGAGCGACTCGGCAAGGGCCGTCATCGACGCCATCGCCGCGCAGTGGGCCGTGCCGGGTACCGCCGTGGTGGCCGTCGACCGCAATGACGTGGTTTTCGCCCATTACTCTGGGCAGTCGGACGTGAGTGCCCGCACTCCAGTCGGCGCCCGGCATCTGTTCCCCATCGGCTCGATCAGCAAAACCTTCACCGCGGTCGCGCTCCTGCAGCTCCTCGACGGTGGCCGGATCCGTCTTGACACCACGATCGCCGACCTGCTCGACTGGCTGCCAGAGCCGTTGCGCAGCAACGAGATTACCCTGCAACGGTTGCTCAATCACACCGCTGGGGTGATCGGAAGTGTGGATGCGCTGCCCGACGAGATCGGGCAGGCCACGCTGTACACCGGGGCGTTGTCGACCGCCGCCCCCGGCAGCTTCTTCCACTATTCGAACGTCGGCTACATCCTGCTGGGTTTGGCCGCGGCAACGGTGTCGGGCCGATCGCTCGCCAGCCTCGTCGAGGAACGCATCCTGGACCCGCTGCGTATGCGCGACACCGTGGCCCGGGTCACGTATGACGACTACGAGGCACTGGCCTGCGGGTATCAACCGCGCCGCGACGATCGACCCTGGGTGCCGGGCGACGCTCTGGCGCCGGCACCGTGGCTCGAGGTGGCAGGCGCCGACGGCAACCTGGCCGCCACAGCCATCGATCTCGGTCGGTTCGCCCGCATGTTGTTGGGCGGAGGTCAGCTCGACGGCACGAAGATACTGAGCACCAACGCATTCGAAGCAATGGTGTCGAGGCTCGCACCAAGCGGCGAGGACGTCCTCGACCTGCACGGCGTCGCCGCCACCGAATCCAGCCGCTACGGTCTGGGCATCAACGTCGAGCGCTGCGCCGGTCACACGGTGCTGACTCACGGCGGCGGCATGGTCGGCTACGCGTCCTTCCTGATCGCCGACCTCGATGCCGGCCTGGCGGTGTGCGTGCTGACCAACGCCAACGGTGACACCCCGGTCGCCGAGGCCATCGCACGGTGTACCGCCGCGGAACTGGTCGGCCCGGGCCAGGTGGACATCAACCGACTCGACCCACGATGGTGGGATGCAGCTCACGTCGAGAAGGCCGGCTTCCTGGGCCAATTCCGCTCCAGCGGGGGTGAAGTCATCCACGTGTCAGCAGCCGAGCGCCGCGGGGAACTGGCGCGCCTGTCGGTATCGGGCGGCGGTGATACGGCTCCGCTGTTGCGCACCTGGGGACAGCGCGCAGTGACGACCCTGCCGAAGTTACGCCGCTTCGCCCTCACCTTCGAAGGAGACCGATGGCATTGGGGGGCGACGGAGCTGGCATCGGACACGACGCCGGTCCTGGTATCGGCACCCGACAACCCGTTGACCGCGTTCTGCGGGCACTACCGCTGCTATTCGCCGTGGTTCACCAACTTTCGGGTGGTGCTCCGTGGCGACCGGCTACTGCTGATCGCGCCGGGTGGGGTCGAGGCCCCCGGCGACGAGACCGAACTCGTGCCGATCGGTCCGGCGATGTTCCGAATCGGCGCCGATGAACGGCTACCCGAACGCCTCACGTTCGGGCCGCCGATCAACGGGGCCTCACCCTGGGCGGATCGCGGCG
This window contains:
- a CDS encoding serine hydrolase domain-containing protein: MSDSARAVIDAIAAQWAVPGTAVVAVDRNDVVFAHYSGQSDVSARTPVGARHLFPIGSISKTFTAVALLQLLDGGRIRLDTTIADLLDWLPEPLRSNEITLQRLLNHTAGVIGSVDALPDEIGQATLYTGALSTAAPGSFFHYSNVGYILLGLAAATVSGRSLASLVEERILDPLRMRDTVARVTYDDYEALACGYQPRRDDRPWVPGDALAPAPWLEVAGADGNLAATAIDLGRFARMLLGGGQLDGTKILSTNAFEAMVSRLAPSGEDVLDLHGVAATESSRYGLGINVERCAGHTVLTHGGGMVGYASFLIADLDAGLAVCVLTNANGDTPVAEAIARCTAAELVGPGQVDINRLDPRWWDAAHVEKAGFLGQFRSSGGEVIHVSAAERRGELARLSVSGGGDTAPLLRTWGQRAVTTLPKLRRFALTFEGDRWHWGATELASDTTPVLVSAPDNPLTAFCGHYRCYSPWFTNFRVVLRGDRLLLIAPGGVEAPGDETELVPIGPAMFRIGADERLPERLTFGPPINGASPWADRGGCRYSRAFTE
- the lysA gene encoding diaminopimelate decarboxylase, giving the protein MTELRPTDIDLTLYPDGAQLDPSGRLLIGGCAVADLAKQYGTPAYLIDEGALRARAREYVEAFTSRHRRSLVLFASKSFPSASVIGVLAQEGCGTDAAAAGELRLALAAGADPARTVFHGNAKTDEDIRRAIEARVRYVVVDNLDDVERIARIATTSVPVLLRVSPALDAKTHAAMMTGHDASKFGIPSDQVADVIREIRREPALDLRGLHAHVGSQLLDLGQFEAAVAALAEFERFSVYDLGGGLGVRYVSTDSAPSVQEYAQCVVSAVHRHLGPDVELMVEPGRSMVARNGITAYRVVTVKRGTRTHVAVDGGMGDNLEVSLYGQAFQPAVIDRAGPAETVDIVGRHCESGDRIAEQVAVVSPRVGDLVTVPTTGAYCYTMSNNYNTALRPPVVFCDRGTSRLAVRRETFEDLLRREQLLADTQPAGG